Proteins encoded by one window of Panicum virgatum strain AP13 chromosome 7N, P.virgatum_v5, whole genome shotgun sequence:
- the LOC120680871 gene encoding uncharacterized protein LOC120680871, which yields MDGDLNEPAVEEADGLDLNAVVLEEAHGLDLNQPIMVDDNDNGFDLNLPLDEYGAVDFSFLQNLAESAVEAPIQANHRRKEMTEELRKQVYQALLARSKNGKLGKQDTASVADQFGLHIRTVQRLWKRGKIQLANSVPVVVSSLKKGRVGRKAVPVDLEPLRNIPLKERMTIEDVCNQLHLSKWRIQRYLKKGFLRHHSSSIKPYLTQANKKSRLKWCVDMIERELLADPRFKDFYDFVIIDEKWFYLHQKSEKYYLLPEEDDPNRTCKNKNYIPRLMFLCVCARPRFRDGECIFNGKLGCFPLVTYEPAVRGNQRTGRVRGELVMKPITSITRDVIRDFMINKVLPAIRAKWPREDVGKSIFIQHDN from the exons ATGGACGGCGACCTGAACGAGCCTGCAGTGGAGGAAGCCGATGGGCTCGACCTCAACGCTGTTGTACTGGAGGAAGCACATGGGCTCGACCTCAACCAGCCTATTATGGTGGATGACAACGACAATG GCTTTGATTTGAACCTTCCATTGGATGAATATGGTGCGGTTGATTTCAGTTTTCTACAGAATCTCGCTG AATCTGCTGTTGAGGCTCCCATTCAAGCAAACCACCGAAGGAAAGAGATGACAGAGGAACTCAGGAAACAAGTTTATCAAGCTTTGTTGGCTAGAAGCAAGAATGGAAAACTAGGCAAGCAAGATACTGCAAGTGTTGCCGATCAGTTTGGCCTCCACATCCGAACAGTTCAACGTTTATGGAAGCGAGGTAAAATTCAACTTGCAAACTCTGTCCCGGTTGTGGTTTCTAGTCTAAAGAAGGGTAGAGTTGGCCGTAAGGCAGTCCCTGTTGATTTAGAACCATTGCGCAACATTCCTCTAAAGGAaa GAATGACCATAGAGGATGTGTGCAACCAATTACACTTGAGCAAATGGAGGATTCAAAGGTATTTGAAAAAAGGTTTTCTTAGGCACCACTCTAGTagcatcaaaccatatctcactcaAGCTAACAAAAAGTCTAGGTTAAAGTGGTGTGTTGATATGATAGAGAGAGAATTGCTTGCTGATCCAAGGTTTAAGGATTTTTATGACTTTGTGATCATTGATGAAAAATGGTTCTACCTCCatcaaaaatcagaaaaatattattTGCTACCTGAAGAAGATGATCCCAATCGGACTTGTAAGAACAAGAATTACATCCCTAGGCTCATGTTCTTGTGTGTTTGTGCTCGGCCAAGGTTTAGGGATGGGGAGTGCATTTTTAATGGTAAGCTTGGTTGTTTTCCTCTTGTCACTTATGAGCCGGCTGTAAGGGGGAATCAAAGAACCGGCCGTGTCCGTGGAGAATTGGTTATGAAGCCCATTACATCGATCACAAGAGATGTCATTAGGGACTTCATGATCAATAAGGTGTTGCCGGCTATTAGAGCCAAATggccaagggaagatgtggGCAAATCGATATTCATTCAACATGATAAT